In candidate division KSB1 bacterium, the genomic stretch AGTCCGGGCAATAGAGTCAGGTCAGAAATTCCGGTTAAAGTAAACTTCCCACCGCTTGCAAAAGTTGAATTTCAGAATCCAAAAGAAAAGATTTATGCAAGAACCACAACCTCCTTTAAAACCAAAGTCATCGATGCGGCAGGTTTTGATAGGAAGAATGTTCAGGTTAGTTTAACCAGTAGTCATCCGAAAATAGCTTCATTGGATGGTTATGGAAATTTAACGGCTCACAAATCCGGAAAGATAACATTGACGGCTCAGACCGGCAATATTGTAGAATCATTAGAAATACAAATTGTCAAAAATCCGGTTACAAGAGTGGAGCTGAATTCGGATATGGAAGAAGGCCGCACCGGGGACGTATTTCATTTCAGCGCGATGGCTTTTGATAAAAAAGGAAAAGACGTTTCCGATGCGCCGATCCGATATTATGTCAACGCAAATCCGGAGGACAATCTGGGTCCCTCTGCAACCGGACAAATCGAACAGGATGGCCGCTTCGTAGCAGAAACACCTGGATTGTATACCATCGCCGCCCAGTCCGGACCCTTTATCGATCAACTCACGGTTCGCATCACCAAAAGGAATGTTCGGAAGAAATTGGAATTGGTGGGTCATGGTGCGGTGGAGGATGTTTATACCTCTGATTTATGGGTTTGGGAGGGAGTTGACGGCAGGGATTACGCAATTACCGGTACCTGGGGCGCTAACGGTGAAGCCTATTTCTGGGATGTTACCGATCCTGCGAATATGACGATTATCGATACCATTACTGTGGATGCTCGTACCGTCAATGATGTAAAGGTTTCTGAAGACGGAAGAATTGCCGTGATCAGCCGTGAGGGCGCATCCAATCGCCGCAACGGTATCCTGATTCTGGATGTTACCAATCCTCACGATGTTAAAATTCTTTCCCGCTACGATGATGAACTGACCGGCGGCGTCCACAATGTGTTCATCTATAAAGAACATGTTTATGCAGTCAATAATGGCCGCCGTTTCGATGTCATCAATATTGAAGACCCAACAAATCCTCATAGAGTTGGCCGTTTTGAGTTAAACACGCCGGGACATAGTATCCATGATGTCTGGATCGAAGACGGAATTGCCTATTCTTCAAACTGGGGGGATGGCATTCAGTTAATCGATGTGGGCAGTGGAACCGGCGGCCAATTCCAAAAGTACGTGGAAACCCCAATGCCTGAGGTCAAGAGTCCGTTTTATGCCGGCGGATCACCGCAAAATCCAAAGAATTTTGGCAGTTACGAAGATCCCAGCGGTCGGAACCATGCGGCATTTCCGTTCCATAGTAAATCCACCGGCAAGTTCTATGTCCTGGCCGGAGATGAAGCTTTTCCTTACGGCGACGGCGCCAGCCAGTTTAAACCCACAATCGCAGCAGGTTGGATCCATTTTATCGATTTTACCAATCCTGCCAGTCCCAAAGAAACAGCGCGCTATGAAGTCCCCGAGGCCGGCTCCCATAACCTATGGGTCGAAGATGATATTTTATACGCAGCCTTCTATAATGGCGGTTTGCGGGTAGTGGATATTTCAGGAGAACTCATGGGTGACTTATACAAACAGGGCCGGGAGATTGCCTGGTATTTGCCATACCACCCCAAGGGTCTCATCCCCAACTCGCCCATGGTCTGGGGACCACAGCCCTACAAAGGCCTGATTTACTTCTCCGATTTTGACAGCGGTTTGTGGGCAGTTAAGTTGGTGGATGAGGAGTAGAAAGAAGCAATCTGTTGGAATTCTCGCGGTGTTAGATTAAGAGCTTAACGGACTTGCGCTTGTTAGGTTTTCTTCCTCTCTGGTCATTTAGTAATCCTAACATCTGAAGCCTAAGTGTCACGGCTGAATGCGAAACATCGAAGACTTTCTTCAGCACACTAGTAATACTCATGTAGGTGGAAGTATTAACCGGTTGATCATCTACGAATAAATACCCGAATCCATGATCTTTCAAATCATGTTCTACTAGTAATCGTGCAAATAAATCGAGAAGGGGTTCTCGAGGAAGAATTAAGCAGGAAGCAAAATAGTTAGCCTGCCATTCCATCCTCGCAATTTCCTTAATCCCTCCGGAGATGGCATCTAATGGGGTATAGTCGGATTCTTCACAATATTCCCCACTCATGAATTCAGCATGTCCAAGATAAAAGTGACCTAATTCATGAGCTAAAGTGAATTTTTGCCTAGTTTGTGATTTCTGATCTTTAAAAATTTTAATTATTGTTGGTAAGAAGCTGATTGTACCTAAATGATCGTTCGTATCATCTTCCATAACACGATCCTCTAATGATTAGGTATCAACCTCCTTTTGATAGATTGATTCAAGTAATAATGGTCCTTCTTTGTATCCAATTCTCTCTAAAAGAATTTTGCATTTAGCTTCGATTTGGTCTTTTCTAAGAAAAGGCACAGTACATTTATATGAATCTTTAGGAACAATGATCTGTTGGACGTACTGTTTCCGTAGAAAACAGACAAATTAAATATTTTAGTTAAGTGCATGTATGAATACATTAAGACAAAAGAAAGGAGCATCAATCCATGCTAAGGAAGAAATATTCATCGAGTTATAAAGTTCGAACAGTTTTAGAAGGTCTGAAATTGCCTGAAGGT encodes the following:
- a CDS encoding ImmA/IrrE family metallo-endopeptidase codes for the protein MEDDTNDHLGTISFLPTIIKIFKDQKSQTRQKFTLAHELGHFYLGHAEFMSGEYCEESDYTPLDAISGGIKEIARMEWQANYFASCLILPREPLLDLFARLLVEHDLKDHGFGYLFVDDQPVNTSTYMSITSVLKKVFDVSHSAVTLRLQMLGLLNDQRGRKPNKRKSVKLLI